A genomic window from Bdellovibrio sp. SKB1291214 includes:
- a CDS encoding ABC transporter ATP-binding protein — translation MFKQPAVQIKDLKKTFDGNDFILKGINLEIPKGSLTAIIGFSGTGKSVMLKHLLGLYKPTSGSIEVLGQDLNQMSEDELTRFRQKFGVLFQSAALFDDMSVLENVCFPLFEHRRDLKESQVLRIAEDKLHQVGLDPKHYKKLPSQISGGMQKRTGLARALALDPEILIYDEPTTGLDPILTEMVDNLILETHKQRNGQLTSIMVSHDLSAAFRIADHIAMLDSGRVLLFGTPEDFFKTDIELVKKFVNKGMKHQ, via the coding sequence ATGTTTAAACAGCCTGCGGTACAAATTAAAGATTTGAAAAAGACCTTCGACGGCAACGATTTCATTCTTAAAGGAATCAATTTAGAAATTCCAAAAGGCAGCTTAACCGCCATCATTGGTTTTTCTGGGACTGGTAAAAGTGTGATGTTGAAGCACTTGTTAGGTTTGTATAAACCGACATCTGGTTCCATCGAGGTTTTAGGACAAGATTTAAATCAGATGAGCGAAGACGAGTTGACTCGTTTCCGTCAAAAATTCGGAGTTCTGTTCCAATCGGCAGCTTTGTTTGATGACATGTCGGTATTGGAAAACGTTTGTTTTCCACTGTTTGAACATCGCCGCGATCTGAAGGAATCACAGGTCCTTCGTATAGCCGAAGACAAGCTTCATCAGGTAGGATTAGACCCTAAGCACTACAAAAAACTTCCCAGCCAAATCTCGGGCGGTATGCAGAAAAGGACGGGTCTAGCGCGAGCGCTCGCCCTAGATCCAGAAATTTTGATATACGACGAACCTACTACGGGATTAGATCCCATTCTGACTGAAATGGTTGATAATTTGATACTGGAGACCCATAAGCAACGGAATGGGCAATTGACCTCAATTATGGTATCGCATGATTTGTCCGCCGCGTTTAGAATTGCGGATCATATCGCGATGTTAGATAGTGGCAGGGTTTTGTTATTCGGGACTCCAGAGGACTTCTTCAAAACCGATATTGAATTGGTTAAGAAGTTCGTGAACAAAGGGATGAAACATCAATGA
- a CDS encoding GGDEF domain-containing protein: MDIREHSSQFTVYVFTSDVDQGAAMKVYLSQAGYDAYFIQDPEQLEQRLKDTPPHLLVFSTATLAGALSDFVVHVQKINDDIRYIAISSLSQFEILKQYETFGFMDVISDESAALESRVLWAVDRACEKLYLTFQNEQIFEDLEATKKQLEDVHAAAVKSMEHQEQEAARPAFPMRIADYRSAQSKEDMIQRFLNGISGSRCLFFKFLPSVRSFVATHANGIDAAQIQGVGSQLTSDEMKDLGSLLAMGLIPEKFSSMLVEAFHLNPPKAIPVYANAHLEGLFVYSGGMDKKAIEQLNDEYTLFNLCYSHFVLEKKVDALEVQDFVTELYNRNHYIKILDEEVARARRLKQPLAVVKIAMDDFYEIESSLGEAVRDELLKSLATVIAKSSRTNDTNFRTAANEMTMVLPHCSKKGAALRAERVRRVVEGSSFLDKGMKVSISLGVSEYPTLCDSAKTLDETAVKALTHIADKGGNKICLYKAPESHKPEFEIPAE; the protein is encoded by the coding sequence TTGGATATTCGCGAACATAGCTCTCAATTTACGGTTTATGTATTCACATCCGATGTGGATCAAGGTGCTGCTATGAAAGTTTATCTTTCACAAGCAGGTTACGACGCGTACTTCATCCAAGACCCCGAGCAACTTGAACAGCGTTTGAAAGACACTCCTCCGCATCTGTTGGTATTTTCAACAGCGACCCTGGCAGGGGCGTTGAGTGATTTTGTGGTTCATGTGCAAAAGATCAACGACGATATTCGTTACATCGCAATTTCAAGTTTGAGCCAATTTGAAATATTGAAACAGTATGAAACTTTCGGGTTCATGGATGTTATTTCTGATGAAAGCGCAGCCCTTGAATCCCGAGTGTTGTGGGCTGTGGATCGTGCTTGTGAAAAGCTTTATCTGACTTTTCAAAATGAACAAATCTTCGAGGACCTCGAGGCGACTAAAAAGCAGCTGGAAGATGTTCATGCAGCAGCCGTGAAAAGCATGGAACATCAAGAGCAGGAGGCAGCACGCCCCGCTTTCCCAATGCGCATTGCGGATTACCGTTCTGCCCAAAGCAAGGAAGACATGATCCAAAGATTCCTAAATGGAATTTCCGGTTCACGTTGTTTGTTTTTTAAATTTCTTCCCAGCGTTCGCAGTTTCGTGGCCACTCATGCAAATGGTATCGATGCCGCGCAAATTCAAGGTGTGGGGTCACAACTGACCTCTGACGAGATGAAAGATCTTGGGTCGTTGTTAGCAATGGGACTTATTCCAGAAAAATTCTCGTCCATGCTGGTTGAAGCTTTTCATCTGAATCCTCCAAAAGCTATTCCAGTCTATGCGAACGCCCATTTGGAAGGGCTTTTCGTATATTCAGGAGGCATGGATAAAAAAGCTATTGAGCAATTAAACGATGAATACACTCTGTTTAATCTTTGTTATTCACATTTTGTTTTGGAAAAGAAAGTCGATGCACTAGAGGTCCAAGATTTTGTGACCGAGCTCTATAATCGCAATCACTATATCAAAATTCTAGATGAAGAAGTCGCGCGTGCGCGTCGTTTGAAGCAACCCTTGGCTGTTGTAAAGATAGCTATGGATGATTTTTATGAGATTGAATCATCTTTGGGTGAAGCGGTGAGAGATGAGTTGCTTAAATCACTCGCAACGGTCATAGCAAAATCCAGTCGCACGAACGATACGAATTTTAGAACAGCGGCCAATGAAATGACGATGGTTCTGCCTCACTGTTCGAAAAAGGGCGCAGCTTTAAGAGCTGAGCGAGTTCGTCGTGTGGTGGAGGGCAGTTCGTTCCTTGATAAGGGAATGAAGGTTTCTATCAGCCTCGGGGTGAGCGAGTACCCAACGCTGTGTGATTCTGCCAAAACGTTGGATGAAACGGCGGTCAAGGCATTGACCCATATCGCGGACAAGGGCGGAAACAAAATCTGTTTGTATAAAGCCCCTGAAAGCCACAAGCCTGAATTCGAAATTCCGGCTGAATAG
- a CDS encoding sensor histidine kinase — protein MKVKLLVVLIAVAALFIGAVLWRTDSFVYGDRMSWVEAQTRTQVSSISRSLGGELKSLQRVVATFNADNFQKNKINWSTIAPYYAVVSLTVNGSTLEPQVLITKDNSKASNWNNAFVKAAIGNIENRTNDLKFFVKPFQDTNRGRYVAVVLLEGTRGYALFSSGEIFQSQIDSERGGLSSFSIVTTNGLTVGHTIPEYLGTVMRDDPMFKEIAKSGATHGGGVVNANANQKLYGMYEQIPQTNLWVLSSAPVNEALKGRTGLWWQFLLMGMGLVLVGIAAVLWVVTPAESKIEKLEIDLVEAQKKASAAPPVEKTVVADPETAQNEKVQTSMRVASALAHEMRGPLSSILGYSQMILAKHPQGEIVENTDSILRETRAAREILNKLLGYAGEEIKEKNSMKVEGPLARALKNMEGELQNKGVKLVRNLQETAALDLHADALTKAFENIITNSVEAMERMPKKELKIDLFEDTSGIHLSFEDSGEGIDSSNLPKIFDPFFTTRSFKNHMGLGLSAAFGVLKEHNAEVKVTSERGFGAKVMIIFKKQASVSVLKAPTVADEKTPIPVPLAAPASAPEKIEIQGEILQLKDESPHREEAEVEFLEVKMQSSVGNHSPLDVNIDKLLDMNDEPTVVAVSDRKKEESPVDEMKVDENISVTNPPDLDFVDNAISEERTVIAAATPLDDELTPVNLINAPTAVAPARKEKSKLDGYQVEIRRPGKRT, from the coding sequence GTGAAAGTGAAACTACTAGTCGTGTTGATCGCAGTGGCGGCGCTATTTATCGGTGCGGTCTTGTGGCGCACAGATAGCTTCGTGTATGGCGATCGCATGAGTTGGGTTGAAGCTCAAACCCGAACTCAAGTAAGTTCAATTTCTCGTTCCTTGGGTGGCGAACTAAAATCTTTGCAAAGAGTCGTGGCGACTTTCAACGCCGATAACTTCCAAAAAAATAAAATCAACTGGTCAACGATCGCGCCGTATTATGCGGTGGTTTCATTGACGGTGAATGGCTCAACTCTTGAGCCACAGGTTTTGATCACCAAAGATAATTCCAAAGCTTCGAACTGGAACAACGCTTTCGTAAAAGCGGCAATTGGGAATATCGAAAATCGTACCAATGATTTGAAATTTTTCGTAAAGCCTTTTCAAGATACCAATCGTGGCAGATACGTCGCGGTGGTTTTACTTGAAGGTACTCGCGGTTATGCATTGTTCAGCTCAGGAGAGATTTTCCAATCGCAAATTGATTCCGAGCGAGGGGGGCTGAGTTCTTTCTCGATCGTGACGACAAATGGTCTGACAGTGGGCCACACGATTCCCGAGTACTTGGGAACGGTGATGCGCGACGATCCAATGTTTAAGGAGATCGCGAAAAGCGGAGCTACTCACGGTGGGGGAGTTGTCAATGCGAACGCCAACCAAAAACTTTATGGAATGTACGAGCAAATTCCACAAACCAATCTTTGGGTTCTTAGCTCTGCACCAGTAAATGAAGCCTTGAAGGGTCGTACTGGTTTGTGGTGGCAGTTCTTGTTAATGGGTATGGGCTTGGTGCTGGTCGGTATTGCCGCCGTTCTATGGGTTGTTACTCCTGCTGAAAGCAAAATTGAAAAACTTGAAATTGATTTAGTCGAAGCCCAAAAGAAAGCTTCTGCGGCCCCGCCAGTTGAAAAAACCGTGGTGGCGGATCCCGAAACAGCACAAAACGAAAAGGTTCAAACATCGATGCGTGTGGCTTCAGCTTTGGCGCACGAAATGCGCGGACCCTTAAGTTCAATTTTGGGATATTCACAAATGATTTTAGCCAAGCATCCGCAAGGTGAGATTGTTGAAAATACCGACTCAATTTTGCGTGAAACACGTGCGGCTCGTGAAATTCTAAATAAGCTTTTGGGTTACGCAGGCGAAGAAATCAAAGAGAAAAATTCCATGAAGGTCGAAGGGCCTTTGGCTCGAGCGCTAAAAAACATGGAAGGCGAGTTGCAAAACAAAGGCGTTAAACTAGTTCGCAATCTTCAAGAGACAGCCGCTTTGGATTTGCATGCTGATGCTTTAACGAAAGCTTTTGAAAACATCATTACCAATTCCGTCGAAGCGATGGAACGCATGCCGAAAAAAGAATTAAAGATTGATCTTTTCGAAGATACTTCTGGCATCCATCTTTCTTTCGAAGATTCTGGGGAAGGGATTGACTCGAGCAATCTGCCAAAGATCTTTGATCCGTTCTTTACGACGCGCTCTTTTAAAAATCACATGGGCTTGGGGCTGTCCGCTGCTTTCGGTGTTTTGAAAGAACACAATGCGGAAGTAAAAGTGACGTCAGAACGTGGCTTTGGTGCGAAGGTGATGATCATCTTTAAAAAACAAGCGTCGGTTAGCGTGTTAAAGGCACCGACGGTTGCCGATGAAAAAACACCGATCCCTGTGCCCCTGGCAGCTCCAGCTTCTGCTCCAGAGAAAATTGAAATTCAGGGCGAGATTCTGCAGCTGAAAGACGAGTCTCCTCATCGCGAAGAAGCTGAAGTGGAATTCTTGGAGGTCAAAATGCAATCTTCTGTTGGCAACCATTCTCCGCTGGATGTGAACATCGATAAGTTATTGGATATGAATGATGAGCCAACAGTTGTTGCTGTATCAGATCGTAAAAAAGAAGAATCTCCGGTCGATGAAATGAAGGTCGACGAAAATATTTCCGTCACAAATCCACCTGATTTGGATTTTGTTGATAACGCAATTTCTGAGGAAAGAACAGTTATCGCTGCGGCAACTCCGTTGGATGATGAACTCACTCCAGTAAACTTAATCAATGCTCCAACAGCCGTCGCTCCAGCTCGTAAAGAAAAATCTAAGTTGGACGGTTATCAGGTTGAAATTCGCAGACCTGGAAAGAGGACGTAA
- a CDS encoding MlaE family ABC transporter permease: protein MSSQSLVQKSAMVVSWIGASVIDLFKNLIEEIGRIMLFFNESVRLIFAKPSRFPEIIKHMEFIGNQSIWIICLTGGFTGLALSMQIYLGFKMFNAVNMVGPVVALGITRELGPVLTGLIVAARAGGAMAARLGTMRVNEQIDALEVMGVNTKQYLISPRLIAAFICMPLLTAVFDFVAMMGSWFLCVRIVQLDEAIFWQKIRDMIEVKHINEGLFKGAVFGIFFALICTYRGFNTTGGAKGVGEATNQGVVQSMVMIIVLDYFLTNLIRIYYSVMGIS from the coding sequence ATGAGTTCTCAAAGTCTTGTGCAAAAATCAGCGATGGTGGTTTCATGGATCGGTGCTTCGGTTATCGATCTCTTTAAAAATCTGATCGAAGAAATCGGCAGAATTATGCTGTTCTTTAATGAAAGCGTCCGACTGATTTTCGCCAAGCCTTCAAGATTCCCTGAAATTATTAAGCACATGGAATTCATCGGAAACCAATCCATCTGGATCATCTGCTTAACAGGTGGCTTTACGGGGTTGGCTTTGTCGATGCAAATCTATCTGGGCTTTAAAATGTTTAATGCTGTGAATATGGTGGGACCGGTTGTTGCTCTGGGGATCACGCGTGAGTTAGGACCCGTGTTGACGGGATTGATCGTGGCTGCCCGTGCGGGTGGTGCGATGGCTGCGCGTTTGGGCACAATGCGTGTGAATGAACAAATCGATGCCCTTGAAGTCATGGGAGTGAATACCAAGCAGTATTTGATTTCCCCGCGATTGATTGCGGCGTTCATATGTATGCCATTATTGACGGCGGTTTTTGACTTCGTTGCCATGATGGGCAGCTGGTTTTTATGTGTGCGAATTGTCCAACTGGATGAAGCGATCTTTTGGCAAAAAATTCGTGACATGATTGAAGTCAAACATATCAATGAAGGTCTTTTCAAAGGTGCCGTGTTTGGAATCTTCTTTGCTTTAATCTGTACCTATCGTGGTTTCAATACAACGGGTGGTGCTAAAGGCGTAGGTGAAGCGACCAATCAGGGCGTCGTTCAGAGCATGGTTATGATTATCGTTCTGGATTATTTCCTGACGAATTTGATCCGCATTTACTACAGTGTGATGGGGATTTCATAA
- a CDS encoding SDR family NAD(P)-dependent oxidoreductase yields the protein MEITGRHILITGANRGIGRAFAKICAEDKANLHLVVRNEDAELVKELSTLGAKSVTVWNADLSDRSAVTALVQKLKGVQIDILFNNAGQLTGGLLETQSMNEVSEMLQVNVNSLIELTHGILPGMLERKRGKIINNASIAAYMYFPSNSTYAASKAAVVAFTQCLSLELKDTGVSTLLLITPSIKTRMLDKVIDIFSKHIEVPDEAMSPSQYVKMIREAILHDLEVVEPSGLTGWALKAAKFAKPLFDFEIKRRFHRS from the coding sequence AGATAAAGCAAACTTACATCTCGTGGTAAGAAACGAGGATGCAGAGCTTGTGAAAGAGTTAAGCACATTGGGTGCTAAATCCGTCACAGTTTGGAATGCTGATCTTTCTGATCGCAGTGCTGTGACAGCATTGGTGCAAAAGCTTAAAGGTGTACAAATCGATATTCTTTTCAACAACGCCGGTCAATTGACGGGCGGATTGTTGGAAACGCAATCTATGAATGAAGTCAGTGAAATGTTGCAAGTGAATGTGAACAGTTTGATTGAACTGACTCACGGAATTTTACCAGGGATGCTCGAGCGCAAACGCGGTAAAATCATCAATAACGCAAGTATCGCCGCTTACATGTATTTCCCTTCGAATTCTACCTATGCTGCCTCTAAAGCGGCTGTGGTGGCTTTTACTCAATGTCTAAGTTTGGAACTGAAGGACACAGGAGTTTCGACGTTATTGCTGATCACGCCATCAATCAAAACTCGGATGTTGGATAAAGTCATAGACATCTTTAGCAAACATATTGAAGTTCCGGATGAAGCAATGTCACCATCCCAATATGTTAAAATGATCCGTGAAGCGATTCTGCATGATCTTGAAGTAGTGGAACCATCAGGATTAACGGGCTGGGCTTTGAAAGCCGCAAAGTTCGCGAAGCCTTTGTTTGATTTTGAAATAAAACGTCGTTTTCACCGATCATAA
- the nadB gene encoding L-aspartate oxidase encodes MSTHSSEVLIIGSGSAGLALALKMASQGKVIVLAKEKMTDTNSSMAQGGIAAVMSGEDSFEAHIQDTLVAGAGLCKETVVSNYVHQAPDRIEDLLNWGVHFDLRKKGGEETDEIDLTREGGHSFRRILHFEDQTGLEIHRTLLARVRENSNIALMERFNAIDLIVNKEVDPNDMNPVTCIGAYALDKNSGEVHTFVAKNTVLATGGAGKVYLYTSNWSGATGDGIAMAYRVGARIANLEFMQFHPTCLFHPSSRNFLISEALRGEGGVLIDAKGEPFMQKYHKLASLAPRDVVARSIDKEMKRTGAECVYLDMTKLDAEFLKQRFPTIYAKCMELGIDMTTQPIPVVPAAHYLCGGVLTDEAGRTDIPGLWAIGETACTGLHGANRLASNSLLECLTTSHNCSEQLKAHAKDSKFFPLEPKAWTHPQESNDDEMIVITHMWEEIRRLMWNYMGIVRSNKRLERAQHRLENIMSEIKGYYSNMKIHSDILELRNIATVANLSVECALRREESRGIHYNIDYPELKEPPRDTIVVRGLI; translated from the coding sequence ATGAGTACTCACAGCAGTGAAGTTTTGATTATCGGCTCTGGCTCTGCCGGCCTTGCTTTAGCTCTGAAAATGGCTTCTCAAGGTAAAGTTATCGTCTTAGCCAAAGAAAAAATGACCGATACCAACTCCTCCATGGCACAAGGTGGGATCGCCGCCGTTATGTCGGGCGAAGACAGCTTCGAAGCCCACATTCAGGATACTTTGGTGGCCGGAGCAGGACTTTGCAAGGAAACTGTAGTTTCTAACTATGTTCATCAAGCCCCTGATCGCATTGAAGATTTACTAAACTGGGGCGTTCATTTCGACCTTCGCAAAAAAGGCGGAGAAGAAACTGATGAAATTGATTTGACGCGTGAAGGCGGACACAGTTTTCGACGCATTTTGCATTTCGAAGATCAAACAGGTTTAGAAATTCATCGCACTCTTTTAGCGCGCGTTCGTGAAAATTCGAACATCGCTTTGATGGAACGTTTTAATGCCATCGACCTGATCGTGAACAAAGAAGTTGATCCCAACGACATGAACCCGGTCACGTGCATCGGAGCGTATGCGTTGGATAAAAACTCCGGCGAAGTGCACACTTTTGTAGCAAAAAACACAGTTCTTGCCACAGGCGGCGCTGGCAAAGTTTATCTCTACACTTCAAACTGGAGCGGTGCCACGGGCGATGGGATCGCTATGGCTTACCGAGTGGGTGCGCGGATTGCAAATCTAGAGTTCATGCAATTCCATCCGACATGTCTTTTCCATCCAAGTTCTCGCAACTTTTTGATTTCGGAAGCTTTGCGCGGCGAAGGCGGAGTTCTGATCGACGCCAAGGGCGAACCGTTCATGCAAAAATATCACAAGTTGGCATCGCTTGCTCCTCGTGATGTTGTGGCTCGCTCGATCGATAAAGAAATGAAACGCACGGGCGCCGAATGTGTTTATTTGGACATGACGAAACTTGATGCGGAATTTTTGAAACAAAGATTCCCGACCATCTATGCGAAATGCATGGAACTGGGAATCGACATGACAACTCAACCTATTCCAGTGGTTCCTGCTGCTCACTATTTATGTGGCGGAGTTTTGACTGACGAAGCTGGGCGCACCGACATCCCAGGATTGTGGGCCATTGGAGAGACTGCATGTACAGGTCTGCATGGTGCAAATCGTTTAGCCTCCAATTCCCTGCTGGAGTGCCTAACGACATCTCATAACTGCTCTGAACAATTGAAGGCTCACGCCAAAGATTCTAAATTTTTTCCGTTGGAACCTAAAGCCTGGACACATCCTCAAGAATCAAACGATGACGAGATGATCGTAATCACCCACATGTGGGAAGAAATTCGTCGCTTGATGTGGAACTATATGGGGATCGTTCGCTCTAATAAACGCTTAGAACGTGCCCAACATCGTTTAGAAAATATTATGTCCGAAATTAAAGGGTATTATTCTAACATGAAGATTCACTCTGACATTTTGGAACTTCGTAATATTGCAACAGTTGCAAATCTTTCGGTCGAGTGTGCTCTCCGCCGCGAAGAAAGCCGCGGAATCCATTACAATATCGACTATCCAGAACTTAAAGAGCCTCCTCGCGATACCATAGTGGTCCGCGGACTGATCTAG
- a CDS encoding alpha/beta hydrolase has protein sequence MLKREEGFFKGFDNTNLFFQVWDNPNAKGTIIVTHGHGEHSECYHRLFEAFKDDQWSFYAWDLRGHGRSEGRRGYATHFDDYCKDHKIFVEKVLSIEKVKKGPVILFSHSMGGLIELKTLMHNSDLPHDALVVSAPLLGLSMEVPLVKSSAAFLLNKLVPQLTLGNEINNKSLTSDPEVIREYENDSLRHVKMSPGVFVGMLESWEYCRPRAGEIKKPTLFILPEKDPVCSTAEAMSFYDRLGSKRKELKIYPNAKHEIINDVMRNTAFADIKRFLDSILESRS, from the coding sequence ATGCTTAAGAGAGAAGAAGGCTTTTTCAAAGGTTTCGACAACACCAATTTGTTCTTTCAAGTTTGGGACAATCCAAACGCCAAAGGTACAATCATCGTAACCCATGGACATGGCGAGCACTCCGAATGCTATCACCGTCTATTTGAAGCTTTCAAAGATGACCAGTGGTCTTTCTATGCATGGGATCTGCGAGGCCATGGTCGCTCCGAAGGTCGCAGAGGCTACGCGACTCATTTTGACGATTATTGCAAAGACCACAAAATCTTTGTCGAAAAAGTACTTTCGATTGAAAAAGTAAAAAAGGGCCCCGTGATTTTATTCAGCCACTCGATGGGCGGCTTGATTGAGTTAAAAACTTTGATGCACAATTCGGACTTGCCCCATGACGCTTTAGTGGTTAGCGCACCCTTGCTGGGACTTTCAATGGAAGTGCCTTTGGTCAAATCTTCTGCTGCGTTTTTGCTGAACAAACTGGTTCCGCAATTAACATTAGGAAATGAGATCAATAACAAATCCCTTACAAGTGATCCTGAAGTTATTCGTGAATACGAAAACGATTCTCTACGCCACGTAAAAATGTCACCCGGTGTTTTCGTTGGCATGTTGGAAAGCTGGGAGTATTGCAGACCTCGTGCTGGTGAAATTAAGAAGCCGACGTTATTTATTCTTCCCGAAAAAGATCCTGTTTGTAGTACAGCAGAAGCGATGAGTTTCTATGATCGCCTGGGCAGTAAACGCAAAGAATTAAAGATTTATCCTAATGCTAAGCATGAAATCATCAACGATGTAATGCGTAACACAGCTTTTGCTGATATTAAAAGATTTCTGGATAGTATTTTGGAGTCTCGTTCATGA
- the alr gene encoding alanine racemase, whose translation MEMFRKTFAEINLDNLTHNIRVLQKAFPQRFLCPMVKANGYGHGDVKLALHLEKLGIENLGVCLIEEGLLLRHNGVKANILVFRGFDKKGAKAIIENNMTAVVSSWEQIEALEQVADKKVSVHVKFDTGMNRLGFRTEEAQKVFDRLNNHPKIEVKAVCTHLYIGENADEVDQTSAHQLQRLNKISEIFKSMNVFCHALNSSGILNLMQMQKDGVNDASHPLMMQKWGIRPGLMIYGYSSLGRPDVGDLKPVMTLKSVVNTFRDVKAGETVSYGARWTAKRDSVVAVVSIGYGDGYHRLLSNQSHVLFKGQKAPITGTVCMDYLMVDVTDIVQGQDLKSLNAQIDQEVILFGWDKSNHLLSADELARKAHTISYEMLTSVGERVPRVYVGGEKR comes from the coding sequence ATGGAAATGTTTCGTAAAACCTTTGCAGAAATTAACTTAGACAACCTGACACATAATATTCGTGTCTTGCAGAAAGCATTTCCGCAAAGATTCCTTTGTCCGATGGTAAAAGCAAACGGCTATGGTCACGGTGACGTGAAGCTTGCTTTGCATTTGGAAAAATTAGGAATTGAAAACCTGGGTGTTTGTTTGATTGAAGAAGGATTGCTTCTTCGTCACAACGGCGTGAAGGCAAATATTTTGGTCTTCCGCGGATTTGATAAAAAGGGTGCAAAAGCGATCATCGAAAATAACATGACAGCCGTCGTAAGTTCTTGGGAGCAAATTGAGGCCCTTGAGCAAGTGGCGGATAAAAAAGTCAGTGTGCATGTGAAGTTTGATACAGGGATGAACCGTTTGGGCTTCCGCACTGAAGAAGCGCAAAAAGTTTTTGATCGTCTTAATAATCACCCAAAAATTGAAGTGAAGGCCGTGTGCACTCACTTATATATCGGTGAAAATGCAGACGAGGTTGATCAGACCAGTGCACATCAATTGCAACGTTTAAATAAAATCTCAGAAATCTTCAAATCGATGAATGTGTTTTGTCATGCATTGAATAGCTCCGGCATTTTGAATCTGATGCAGATGCAAAAGGACGGGGTCAACGACGCCAGTCATCCATTGATGATGCAAAAATGGGGTATCAGACCAGGTCTCATGATTTATGGTTATAGTTCATTGGGACGTCCTGATGTGGGCGACTTGAAGCCGGTGATGACTCTAAAATCTGTAGTGAACACGTTCCGCGATGTGAAAGCCGGGGAAACAGTTTCTTACGGGGCAAGATGGACGGCGAAACGCGACTCGGTCGTAGCCGTTGTTTCGATCGGTTACGGTGACGGTTATCATCGTCTGCTATCTAATCAATCCCATGTTCTGTTTAAAGGACAGAAAGCTCCGATTACAGGGACTGTGTGCATGGATTATTTGATGGTCGATGTCACTGACATCGTTCAAGGTCAGGATCTGAAATCTTTAAATGCTCAAATCGATCAAGAAGTTATTTTGTTCGGGTGGGATAAATCCAATCATTTACTTTCGGCTGATGAGCTGGCGCGAAAAGCTCATACTATATCCTACGAAATGCTTACAAGTGTCGGGGAGCGCGTGCCACGTGTTTATGTGGGCGGGGAGAAACGATGA